A genomic region of Pseudomonas migulae contains the following coding sequences:
- a CDS encoding 2-hydroxyacid dehydrogenase gives MRTILFSSQTYDRDSFLGADLPAGIELHFQSARLSLDTAALAEHHEVVCSFINDDLSAPVLERLAAGGTRLIALRSAGYNHVDLAVAKRLGLSIVRVPAYSPHAVAEHAVALILALNRRLHRAYNRTREGDFSLHGLTGFDLVGKTVGVVGTGQIGATFAKIMNGFGCQLLAYDPYPNPQVEALGARYLSLPQLLAESQIISLHCPLNEQSKHLINRESLAHMQPGAMLINTGRGGLVDTPALIDALKDGQLGYLGLDVYEEEAQLFFEDRSDLPLQDDVLARLLTFPNVIVTAHQAFLTHEALGAIAATTLQNIAAWAAGTLQNQVEAG, from the coding sequence ATGCGCACGATTCTTTTCAGCAGCCAGACCTACGACCGCGACAGTTTTCTCGGCGCCGACCTCCCCGCCGGCATCGAGCTGCACTTTCAATCGGCACGACTGAGCCTGGACACGGCGGCGCTGGCGGAACATCACGAAGTCGTCTGCTCCTTCATCAATGATGACCTCAGCGCCCCGGTGCTCGAACGCCTCGCCGCCGGCGGCACACGCCTGATCGCCTTGCGTTCGGCCGGGTACAACCATGTTGACCTGGCCGTGGCGAAGCGGCTGGGTTTGTCGATCGTGCGGGTTCCGGCCTACTCGCCCCATGCCGTGGCCGAGCATGCGGTGGCGTTGATCCTGGCGCTCAACCGGCGCCTGCATCGCGCCTACAACCGTACCCGCGAAGGGGATTTCAGCCTGCATGGGCTGACCGGGTTTGACCTGGTAGGCAAGACGGTCGGCGTGGTTGGCACCGGGCAGATCGGCGCAACCTTCGCGAAAATCATGAACGGTTTCGGCTGTCAGCTGCTGGCTTACGACCCCTACCCCAATCCGCAGGTTGAAGCCCTGGGCGCGCGTTACCTGAGCTTGCCGCAGCTGCTGGCCGAATCGCAGATCATCAGCCTGCACTGCCCGCTCAACGAACAGAGCAAACACCTGATCAACCGCGAGTCACTGGCGCATATGCAACCCGGCGCCATGTTGATCAACACTGGGCGTGGCGGACTGGTGGACACACCGGCGCTGATCGACGCATTGAAGGATGGCCAACTGGGTTATCTGGGGCTGGACGTCTATGAGGAAGAAGCGCAGTTGTTCTTCGAGGACCGCTCTGATCTGCCGCTGCAGGACGACGTGCTGGCACGCCTGCTGACCTTCCCGAACGTGATCGTCACCGCGCACCAGGCCTTCCTGACCCATGAAGCCCTGGGCGCCATTGCCGCGACAACATTGCAGAACATTGCAGCCTGGGCGGCGGGCACTCTACAAAATCAGGTCGAGGCTGGCTGA
- a CDS encoding META domain-containing protein: protein MKRLALTAMVGASLLGCAAEPVQLQQNRSYILEWIGERPLMDYSHLTVTLGEDGRAYGNGGCNHWFAPYTLDGDKLSFGKIGSTRKLCAPALMEQEKRFLQALENVQRWDVSPIDQMRFWPAEGKPLRWWLEEG from the coding sequence ATGAAACGCCTTGCTCTGACCGCGATGGTCGGCGCCAGCCTGCTGGGCTGCGCCGCCGAACCGGTGCAATTGCAACAGAACCGCAGTTATATTCTGGAATGGATCGGCGAACGTCCGTTGATGGATTACAGCCACCTGACCGTCACCCTCGGTGAAGATGGCCGGGCTTATGGCAATGGCGGCTGCAACCACTGGTTCGCGCCGTACACGCTCGACGGCGACAAGCTGAGCTTCGGCAAGATCGGCAGCACGCGCAAGCTGTGCGCGCCGGCGCTCATGGAACAGGAAAAACGCTTCCTCCAGGCACTGGAAAACGTGCAGCGCTGGGATGTTTCGCCAATCGACCAGATGCGCTTCTGGCCGGCTGAAGGCAAGCCGTTGCGCTGGTGGCTGGAAGAGGGTTGA
- a CDS encoding TlpA disulfide reductase family protein — MTRRLAAALAIFGALMLGGCGNDYGIDQNGHKVAAERLDKQWLVLNYWAEWCGPCRTEIPELNRLADQLKDRKIGVFGVNFDNVQGEELKSASEKLGIRFTVLASDPAELFELPRSEALPVTYIIDNKGKVREQLMGEQTAAGVMAKLEALQATN, encoded by the coding sequence ATGACAAGGCGACTGGCAGCGGCATTGGCAATCTTCGGGGCGCTGATGCTGGGGGGCTGCGGCAACGACTACGGCATCGATCAGAACGGGCATAAAGTCGCCGCCGAACGTCTGGACAAACAATGGCTGGTGCTCAATTACTGGGCCGAATGGTGTGGCCCGTGCCGGACCGAGATCCCGGAATTGAACCGGCTGGCCGATCAGTTGAAGGACAGGAAGATCGGTGTGTTCGGGGTCAACTTCGACAATGTGCAGGGTGAAGAGCTGAAAAGTGCCAGCGAGAAACTGGGGATCAGGTTCACCGTGTTGGCGTCGGATCCGGCGGAACTGTTTGAATTGCCGCGCAGCGAGGCGTTGCCGGTGACGTACATCATCGATAACAAAGGCAAGGTGCGCGAACAGCTGATGGGCGAGCAAACGGCGGCGGGGGTGATGGCGAAGCTTGAGGCGTTGCAGGCGACCAACTGA
- the arsC gene encoding arsenate reductase (glutaredoxin) (This arsenate reductase requires both glutathione and glutaredoxin to convert arsenate to arsenite, after which the efflux transporter formed by ArsA and ArsB can extrude the arsenite from the cell, providing resistance.), which produces MTDLTLYHNPRCSKSRGALELLEARGLTPTVVRYLETPLDAAQLQGLLKKLGLSARQLLRTGEDEYKTLNLADASLSEAQLIAAIAAHPKLMERPILEVGDKAIIGRPPENVLELLP; this is translated from the coding sequence ATGACCGATCTGACGCTTTATCACAACCCGCGCTGCTCGAAATCCCGCGGTGCGCTCGAACTGCTCGAAGCCCGTGGCCTGACCCCGACCGTGGTCCGCTACCTCGAGACCCCGCTGGACGCCGCGCAATTGCAGGGCCTGCTGAAAAAGCTCGGCCTCAGCGCCCGGCAACTGCTGCGTACTGGTGAGGACGAGTACAAGACCCTCAACCTCGCCGACGCCAGCCTGAGCGAGGCGCAATTGATCGCCGCCATCGCCGCGCACCCTAAACTCATGGAGCGGCCGATTCTCGAAGTCGGCGACAAAGCCATCATCGGCCGTCCGCCAGAGAACGTGCTGGAGTTGCTGCCGTGA
- the wrbA gene encoding NAD(P)H:quinone oxidoreductase, translating into MSAPYILVLYYSRSGSTNEMARQIARGVEQSGMEARLRTVPAISTECEAVSPDIPDEGALYASLDDLKNCAGLALGSPTRFGNMAAPLKYFLDGTSNLWLTGALVGKPAGVFTSTASLHGGQETTLLSMMLPLLHHGMLITGLPYSESALLETRGGGTPYGASHHAGADGKSGLNEHEVALCRALGLRLAKTAQKLVS; encoded by the coding sequence GTGAGTGCGCCGTACATTCTGGTTCTGTATTACAGCCGCAGCGGCTCGACCAATGAAATGGCCCGGCAGATCGCCCGTGGTGTCGAGCAGTCCGGGATGGAAGCGCGCCTGCGCACCGTGCCGGCGATCTCCACCGAGTGCGAAGCGGTGTCACCGGACATTCCGGACGAAGGCGCACTGTACGCCAGCCTCGACGACCTGAAAAACTGCGCGGGCCTGGCCCTCGGCAGCCCGACGCGCTTCGGCAACATGGCGGCGCCGCTCAAGTATTTCCTCGACGGCACCAGCAACCTGTGGCTGACCGGCGCCCTGGTCGGCAAACCGGCCGGCGTGTTCACCTCCACCGCGAGCCTGCACGGCGGTCAGGAAACCACGCTGTTGTCGATGATGCTGCCGTTGTTGCACCACGGCATGCTGATCACCGGTCTGCCGTACAGCGAATCCGCACTGCTGGAAACCCGTGGCGGTGGCACGCCGTACGGCGCCAGTCATCACGCCGGCGCCGATGGCAAAAGCGGTTTGAATGAACATGAAGTGGCGCTGTGCCGGGCCTTGGGTCTGCGCCTGGCGAAGACTGCGCAAAAGTTGGTGAGCTGA
- a CDS encoding DUF2069 domain-containing protein, which produces MAKKPKVLPSIEWLEPRVRAMRVISLLCFFGLVGLLCVYYLAVADLHGARPWVILLIELVPLLLLAPGMIIGSARGHSWMCFVVNLYFIKGALAAYDPNRQLFGLLEMGASLAVFCSALLYVRWRFQLNRKLAGEGEISAA; this is translated from the coding sequence ATGGCCAAAAAGCCGAAGGTGCTGCCTTCCATTGAATGGCTCGAACCGCGGGTGCGGGCGATGCGCGTCATCAGCCTGCTGTGCTTCTTCGGGCTGGTGGGATTACTTTGCGTTTATTACCTGGCGGTCGCCGACCTGCATGGCGCGCGGCCGTGGGTGATTTTGCTGATCGAACTGGTGCCGCTGCTGTTGCTGGCGCCGGGGATGATCATCGGCAGCGCGCGCGGGCATTCGTGGATGTGCTTTGTGGTGAACCTGTATTTCATCAAGGGCGCACTGGCGGCGTACGACCCGAACCGGCAGCTGTTTGGTTTGCTGGAGATGGGCGCGAGTTTGGCGGTGTTCTGCTCAGCGCTGCTGTATGTGCGGTGGCGGTTTCAGTTGAATCGCAAGTTGGCGGGTGAAGGCGAGATTTCCGCCGCCTGA